In Kitasatospora sp. NA04385, a single genomic region encodes these proteins:
- a CDS encoding transglycosylase family protein translates to MLPISAKRARRLIATTGVVGIGLTIPCLTTGTASAATVATWDKVAQCESSGNWSINTGNGFYGGLQFTSSTWAEFGGTAYASRADLATKDQQIAVAEKVLASQGPGAWPVCSIQAGLTKGGAAPQVDTSGSNGSGSNGSSSNGSSSAAQGSAQDSSQGSGQSTGKSQSQHSWSQGKSQQSRSQAQAQPQAQQSTPAATEQSAGTYTVAAGDWLSAIAQSQHVDGGWQKLYDLNRSVLTEGPDMIYPGQQLSLGGTTTAQKSAPATKSSSSSSSSSSSYKGSSWKSSRSAAKPSTGTASTTSTTTASKAATATTSTASTTTTATKATGSKAAAIDFALSKVGQAYVYGGTGNGGWDCSGLTQAAFRQAGISLPRVAADQADYSTRVSLDSLQPGDLLFWSSNGSNSGVYHVALYVGDGKYVEAANPSAGVRTETIANWAPDFAGRV, encoded by the coding sequence ATGCTGCCCATCAGCGCCAAGCGCGCCCGCCGCCTGATCGCCACCACCGGTGTCGTCGGCATCGGGCTCACCATCCCCTGCCTGACCACCGGCACCGCCTCCGCCGCGACCGTCGCCACCTGGGACAAGGTCGCCCAGTGCGAGTCCAGCGGCAACTGGTCCATCAACACCGGCAACGGTTTCTACGGTGGTCTGCAGTTCACCTCCTCCACCTGGGCCGAGTTCGGCGGCACCGCGTACGCCTCGCGCGCCGACCTGGCCACCAAGGACCAGCAGATCGCCGTCGCCGAGAAGGTGCTGGCCTCCCAGGGCCCCGGCGCCTGGCCGGTGTGCTCCATCCAGGCCGGTCTGACCAAGGGCGGCGCCGCCCCCCAGGTCGACACCTCCGGCTCGAACGGCTCTGGCTCGAACGGTTCCTCCTCGAACGGTTCCTCCTCCGCCGCGCAGGGCTCCGCGCAGGACTCCTCGCAGGGCTCCGGGCAGTCCACCGGCAAGAGCCAGTCGCAGCACTCCTGGTCGCAGGGCAAGTCCCAGCAGTCCCGGAGCCAGGCCCAGGCCCAGCCGCAGGCCCAGCAGAGCACCCCGGCCGCCACCGAGCAGTCCGCCGGCACCTACACCGTCGCGGCGGGCGACTGGCTGTCCGCCATCGCGCAGAGCCAGCACGTCGACGGCGGCTGGCAGAAGCTGTACGACCTGAACCGCTCGGTCCTCACCGAGGGCCCGGACATGATCTACCCCGGTCAGCAGCTCTCGCTGGGCGGCACCACGACCGCGCAGAAGTCCGCGCCGGCCACCAAGTCGTCGTCCTCGTCGTCCTCGTCCTCGTCCTCGTACAAGGGCTCGTCCTGGAAGAGCAGCCGCTCCGCCGCGAAGCCCTCGACCGGCACCGCGTCGACCACGAGCACCACCACCGCGAGCAAGGCCGCCACGGCCACCACCTCGACCGCCTCGACCACCACCACCGCCACCAAGGCGACCGGTTCGAAGGCCGCGGCGATCGACTTCGCGCTCTCCAAGGTCGGCCAGGCGTACGTCTACGGCGGCACCGGCAACGGCGGCTGGGACTGCTCGGGCCTGACCCAGGCCGCGTTCCGCCAGGCCGGCATCAGCCTGCCGCGCGTCGCCGCCGACCAGGCCGACTACTCGACCCGCGTCTCGCTGGACAGCCTGCAGCCGGGCGACCTGCTGTTCTGGTCCAGCAACGGCTCCAACTCGGGCGTCTACCACGTCGCCCTGTACGTCGGCGACGGCAAGTACGTCGAGGCGGCGAACCCGAGCGCCGGCGTCCGCACCGAGACCATCGCCAACTGGGCCCCCGACTTCGCGGGCCGCGTCTGA
- a CDS encoding long-chain fatty acid--CoA ligase gives MAHPLTRAARTDRPPVEVRRAAGQVVEARAPYLVPPPAEGSLAELPFRNALADPDAVVVTRRQPDGGWLDVTARQFAEQVAGLARGLVAAGVRPGARIVLMSRTRYEWTLLDFAAWAAGACVVPVYPTAAVEQAEWIVRDSGAVLALAEDAQTAEVLTVAIARTGGTVPLWRLDEDAVGALTGLGASVPAEELERRRAALGPDDEATLIYTSGTTGRPKGCLLTHANFLTEAANCHALLEPVFEEATGVRPCTLLFLPLAHVLGRMIQVTCVYGRVRIGHSPSLKPADLRPDLAAFGATFLVGVPYLFEKIHQLGRAEAQAKGAAKVFDRAAEVAVRYARAELDARAGAGRPAPFSLRVAHGLYDLLVYRRVRAAMGGRVRYAISGGSSIDPELLLFFAGAGVLVHEGYGLTESSGPSTVNPPLRPRPGTVGQPVPGSAVRIAEDGEVFLSGGQLFDGYHELGRPRPRRPQWFATGDLGRLDEDGYLTITGRKKEILVTSGGKNVSPGPLEDRLRGHPLISQALVVGNGRPYVGALLTLDAEAVELFLASGPPEPGPLPEGVGIGSAVPVRPAVLAALAEAVRSVNSTVSRAESIRRARVVAGDFTEERGLLTPSLKIRRQAVGTAYRRDVEQLYA, from the coding sequence ATGGCACACCCCCTCACCCGTGCCGCCCGCACCGACCGCCCACCCGTCGAGGTCCGCCGCGCCGCCGGGCAGGTCGTCGAGGCCCGGGCGCCGTACCTGGTACCGCCGCCCGCGGAGGGCAGTCTCGCGGAGCTACCGTTCCGCAACGCGCTGGCCGACCCGGACGCCGTGGTGGTGACCCGCCGTCAGCCGGACGGCGGGTGGCTGGACGTGACGGCCCGGCAGTTCGCCGAGCAGGTCGCGGGGCTGGCCCGCGGCCTGGTCGCGGCCGGGGTCCGCCCCGGCGCCCGCATCGTGCTGATGTCGCGGACCAGGTACGAGTGGACGCTGCTGGACTTCGCCGCCTGGGCGGCCGGCGCCTGCGTGGTGCCGGTGTACCCGACGGCCGCGGTGGAGCAGGCGGAGTGGATCGTCCGGGACTCCGGCGCGGTGCTGGCGCTCGCGGAGGACGCCCAGACCGCCGAGGTGCTGACCGTGGCGATCGCCCGCACCGGCGGGACGGTGCCGCTGTGGCGGCTGGACGAGGACGCGGTCGGCGCCCTGACCGGTCTCGGCGCGTCCGTCCCCGCCGAGGAGCTGGAGCGCCGCCGCGCGGCCCTGGGCCCGGACGACGAGGCGACGCTGATCTACACCTCGGGCACCACCGGCCGCCCCAAGGGCTGCCTGCTGACCCACGCCAACTTCCTCACCGAGGCGGCGAACTGCCACGCCCTGCTGGAGCCGGTGTTCGAGGAGGCGACCGGGGTGCGGCCGTGCACCCTGCTGTTCCTGCCGCTGGCGCACGTGCTGGGCCGGATGATCCAGGTGACCTGCGTGTACGGGCGGGTCCGGATCGGCCACAGCCCGTCCCTGAAGCCGGCCGACCTGCGGCCGGACCTGGCGGCCTTCGGCGCGACCTTCCTGGTCGGCGTGCCCTACCTGTTCGAGAAGATCCACCAGTTGGGCCGGGCCGAGGCGCAGGCGAAGGGCGCGGCGAAGGTGTTCGACCGGGCGGCCGAGGTCGCGGTGCGCTACGCCCGGGCCGAGCTGGACGCGCGGGCGGGCGCGGGCCGGCCGGCGCCGTTCTCGCTGCGGGTGGCGCACGGCCTGTACGACCTGCTGGTGTACCGGCGGGTGCGGGCCGCGATGGGCGGCCGGGTGCGGTACGCGATCAGCGGCGGCTCCTCGATCGACCCGGAGCTGCTGCTGTTCTTCGCGGGGGCGGGGGTGCTGGTGCACGAGGGCTACGGGCTGACCGAGAGCAGCGGCCCGTCCACGGTGAACCCGCCGCTGCGGCCGCGCCCGGGCACGGTCGGGCAGCCGGTGCCGGGCAGCGCGGTGCGGATCGCCGAGGACGGCGAAGTGTTCCTGAGCGGTGGTCAGCTCTTCGACGGATACCACGAGTTGGGTCGGCCGCGGCCGCGACGGCCGCAGTGGTTCGCCACCGGCGACCTGGGCCGGCTGGACGAGGACGGCTACCTGACCATCACCGGCCGCAAGAAGGAGATCCTGGTGACCTCCGGCGGCAAGAACGTCTCCCCCGGCCCGCTGGAGGACCGGCTGCGCGGCCACCCGCTGATCAGCCAGGCGCTGGTGGTCGGCAACGGCCGCCCGTATGTGGGCGCGCTGCTCACCCTGGACGCCGAGGCGGTCGAGCTGTTCCTCGCCTCGGGCCCGCCGGAGCCCGGTCCGCTGCCGGAGGGGGTCGGCATCGGCAGCGCCGTCCCGGTCCGTCCCGCCGTGCTGGCGGCGCTCGCCGAGGCGGTGCGGAGCGTCAACTCGACGGTCTCGCGCGCCGAGTCGATCCGCCGGGCGCGGGTGGTGGCGGGCGACTTCACCGAGGAGCGCGGCCTGCTGACGCCCTCGCTGAAGATCCGCCGGCAGGCCGTCGGCACCGCCTACCGGCGCGACGTCGAGCAGCTCTACGCGTGA
- a CDS encoding LacI family DNA-binding transcriptional regulator has product MTTARLSDIAAQAGVSEATVSRVLNGKAGVSATTRQTVLAALDVLGYERPTRLRQRSAGLIGLITPELSNPIFPALAQVIEQVLSRHGYTPVLCTQTPGGSTEDELVEMLVERGVAGIVFVSGLHADTTADHDRYAKLIGRQVPFVLINGYSEKIAAPFISPDDRAAMWMAVQHLVELGHEKIGLAVGQKRYVPVLRKIEGFTAAVRQLTGRTEEQADELVHHTLFSVEGGHAAAQALLDKGCTAIVCGSDMMALGAIRAVRQRGLTVPQDVSVVGFDDSPLIAFTEPPLTTVRQPVEAMATAAVDALLEEVGGNPAQRSEFMFQPELVMRGSTGSGPRNG; this is encoded by the coding sequence GTGACTACGGCGCGACTCTCCGACATCGCGGCGCAGGCGGGGGTCAGCGAAGCCACCGTCAGCCGCGTACTCAACGGCAAGGCGGGCGTTTCCGCGACGACCAGGCAGACCGTGCTGGCCGCGCTCGACGTCCTCGGCTACGAGCGGCCCACCCGGCTGCGCCAGCGCAGTGCCGGGCTGATCGGCCTGATCACTCCGGAGCTCAGCAACCCCATCTTCCCGGCGCTCGCCCAGGTCATCGAACAGGTGCTCAGCCGGCACGGCTACACGCCGGTGCTGTGCACCCAGACCCCGGGCGGCTCCACCGAGGACGAACTCGTCGAGATGCTGGTGGAACGCGGCGTGGCGGGCATCGTGTTCGTCTCGGGCCTGCACGCCGACACCACCGCCGACCACGACCGGTACGCCAAGCTGATCGGTCGCCAGGTCCCGTTCGTGCTGATCAACGGCTACAGCGAGAAGATCGCCGCGCCGTTCATCTCCCCGGACGACCGGGCCGCGATGTGGATGGCCGTCCAGCACCTGGTCGAGCTCGGGCACGAGAAGATCGGCCTCGCGGTCGGCCAGAAGCGGTACGTGCCGGTGCTCCGCAAGATCGAGGGCTTCACGGCCGCCGTGCGGCAGCTCACCGGGCGCACCGAGGAGCAGGCCGACGAGCTGGTCCACCACACCCTGTTCAGCGTGGAGGGCGGCCACGCCGCCGCCCAGGCGCTGCTCGACAAGGGGTGCACGGCGATCGTCTGCGGCTCCGACATGATGGCGCTCGGCGCGATCCGGGCGGTGCGCCAGCGCGGGCTGACGGTGCCGCAGGACGTCTCGGTGGTCGGCTTCGACGACTCGCCGTTGATAGCGTTCACCGAGCCGCCGCTGACCACCGTCCGCCAGCCGGTCGAGGCGATGGCCACCGCCGCCGTCGACGCCCTGCTGGAGGAGGTCGGCGGAAACCCGGCGCAGCGCTCCGAGTTCATGTTCCAGCCCGAGCTGGTGATGCGCGGCTCCACCGGCTCCGGCCCGCGCAACGGCTGA